A genomic region of Granulicella cerasi contains the following coding sequences:
- a CDS encoding copper resistance protein CopC, with translation MSRAIQRFSQQYLWIVGFVLLMHAAQSWGQGCALCLDSTRATPPVVQAAYRHAIFLMAGAGATIFIAGILLFRRER, from the coding sequence GTGAGTCGCGCAATTCAACGCTTTTCGCAGCAGTATCTCTGGATTGTCGGCTTCGTGCTGCTCATGCACGCAGCCCAATCCTGGGGACAAGGCTGTGCGCTTTGCCTGGACTCCACGCGCGCAACGCCGCCTGTGGTTCAGGCCGCGTATCGTCACGCCATCTTCCTGATGGCGGGCGCAGGAGCCACGATCTTCATCGCGGGCATCCTGCTTTTTCGTCGCGAACGTTAG
- a CDS encoding alcohol dehydrogenase catalytic domain-containing protein, with the protein MADAVAQTMKAAVYRGVDDVRTEVVPVPEIGAGEVLVRIDSCGICGTDLKKIHTGSHSAPRVFGHEMAGTIAKVGEGVKGFAVGDRVMAFHHIPCGECFYCRKQTFAQCEKYKLVGTTAGVGAASGGGFAEYIRVMDWIVGDGEKTAGLVKIPDDIPFEQAAWIEPVNTCFKAIRLLNLEADDTVLVIGQGSIGILLAALARQTGATVLTSDMYAERHAVAAQYGLDHPLDARGDVVKACKEITEGRGADVALVAVGADKLIAQAMEAIRPGGRVMLFASTQHGEAIFDPAAVCMDEKTLMGSYSASVAIQQDGIDLVFEGYRSGKLDLTKLISHRFTLDQAAEAIDLASNPQPGSMKIFLKP; encoded by the coding sequence ATGGCAGACGCAGTGGCTCAGACGATGAAGGCCGCGGTTTATCGCGGCGTGGACGATGTACGAACCGAGGTGGTCCCGGTTCCCGAGATTGGCGCAGGCGAAGTGCTCGTGCGCATCGATTCGTGCGGTATTTGCGGCACGGACCTCAAGAAGATTCACACTGGCTCGCACTCAGCGCCGCGCGTGTTCGGTCACGAGATGGCCGGAACGATCGCCAAGGTGGGCGAGGGCGTGAAGGGCTTCGCTGTCGGCGATCGTGTGATGGCGTTTCACCACATTCCGTGCGGCGAGTGCTTCTACTGCCGCAAGCAGACCTTTGCGCAGTGCGAGAAGTACAAGCTGGTGGGTACCACGGCGGGAGTCGGGGCGGCGTCAGGCGGCGGGTTCGCGGAGTACATCCGCGTGATGGATTGGATCGTCGGCGATGGCGAGAAGACTGCCGGCCTCGTGAAGATTCCCGATGACATTCCGTTCGAGCAGGCGGCGTGGATCGAGCCTGTAAACACCTGCTTCAAGGCGATTCGTCTGCTGAATCTGGAGGCCGACGACACGGTGCTCGTGATCGGCCAGGGAAGCATTGGCATTCTGCTTGCGGCGCTGGCTCGGCAGACCGGTGCGACCGTGCTGACGAGCGATATGTACGCCGAGCGTCATGCCGTGGCGGCGCAGTACGGTCTCGATCATCCGCTGGATGCGCGCGGCGATGTCGTGAAGGCTTGCAAGGAGATCACCGAGGGCCGCGGTGCGGATGTGGCGCTGGTGGCAGTGGGCGCAGATAAGCTCATCGCGCAAGCGATGGAGGCGATCCGCCCGGGCGGTCGTGTGATGCTCTTTGCCTCGACGCAGCATGGCGAAGCGATCTTCGATCCTGCAGCGGTTTGCATGGATGAGAAGACGCTGATGGGTTCCTATTCGGCGTCAGTGGCGATCCAGCAGGACGGCATCGATCTGGTCTTTGAGGGGTATCGCTCGGGCAAGCTCGATCTGACGAAGCTGATCTCGCATCGCTTCACACTCGATCAGGCGGCTGAGGCGATTGATCTGGCGTCGAACCCGCAGCCGGGGTCGATGAAGATCTTCCTGAAACCCTAA
- a CDS encoding GH39 family glycosyl hydrolase — MHPRKLLAATLVCLTLAAPALSSAQQAENITINAKAATTPFPHFWEQTFGSGRAILALRDSYRQDLRTVKQATDFKSVRFHGILNDEVGIYDPDRKTVAFAQMKSSDVVTDGSGDYNFSYLDQIYDGLLANNVRPFVELSFMPKKLAADPNKLHPFWYKPIVSPPRDYAEWDKLITAFAQHVIARYGIDEVATWKFETWNEPNLDFWGGEPKQATYFELYDHTARALKAVSPRIQIGGPATAQAAWVGKFLQHLKDANVPADFVSTHVYANDTADNVLGTNENVPRDTMVYRAVKMVHEQILASPYPKMPLIFSEYNASYANEPNVTDSPYIGAWLANNIRLCDGLTDSMDYWSFSDVFEEQGVVRTPFYGGFGLVAADNIPKASLNAFRALHRLGVNRIAVASDSALATTANNELSIALWNYAAPIGTGATYTMPTGPAGPDKVFHLDVKNAPSKTAQLWRVDWNHGNALKEFDAMGRPQGSLTRAQIDRLQKAGAMAAPEAVKLTHDTLDVTVPAQGLAVLVFTK, encoded by the coding sequence ATGCATCCACGCAAACTGCTCGCCGCCACTCTTGTCTGCCTGACCCTCGCCGCTCCCGCGCTCAGTAGCGCGCAGCAGGCCGAAAACATCACGATCAATGCGAAAGCTGCGACCACGCCCTTCCCCCACTTCTGGGAGCAGACCTTCGGCTCCGGACGCGCGATCCTCGCCCTGCGCGACAGCTATCGCCAGGACCTCCGCACCGTAAAGCAAGCCACTGACTTCAAGTCCGTCCGCTTCCACGGCATTCTCAACGACGAAGTCGGCATCTATGACCCGGATCGCAAGACCGTTGCCTTCGCGCAAATGAAGAGCAGCGATGTCGTCACTGACGGCTCGGGCGACTACAACTTCTCGTATCTTGATCAGATCTACGACGGCCTGCTCGCGAACAACGTTCGCCCCTTCGTCGAGCTAAGTTTCATGCCGAAGAAGCTCGCTGCCGATCCGAACAAGCTGCATCCCTTCTGGTACAAGCCCATCGTCTCGCCGCCAAGGGATTACGCCGAGTGGGACAAGCTCATCACGGCCTTCGCGCAGCACGTCATCGCACGTTATGGCATCGACGAAGTCGCCACCTGGAAGTTTGAAACGTGGAACGAACCGAACCTCGATTTCTGGGGCGGTGAGCCGAAGCAGGCGACCTACTTCGAGCTTTACGACCATACAGCACGCGCCTTGAAGGCGGTCTCACCGCGCATTCAAATCGGTGGCCCTGCTACTGCGCAGGCCGCATGGGTCGGCAAATTTCTGCAGCACCTCAAGGACGCGAACGTCCCTGCGGACTTTGTCTCCACGCACGTCTACGCGAACGACACTGCGGATAATGTTCTCGGCACGAACGAGAATGTACCCCGCGACACGATGGTCTATCGCGCGGTGAAGATGGTGCACGAGCAGATCCTTGCATCGCCGTATCCCAAGATGCCGTTGATCTTCTCCGAGTACAACGCATCGTACGCGAACGAGCCGAACGTCACGGACTCGCCCTACATCGGCGCGTGGCTGGCGAACAACATTCGCCTTTGCGATGGCCTCACCGACAGCATGGATTACTGGTCGTTCTCGGATGTCTTCGAAGAGCAAGGCGTGGTGCGTACACCGTTCTATGGCGGTTTTGGTCTCGTTGCAGCAGACAACATTCCGAAGGCATCGCTGAACGCGTTCCGCGCACTGCATCGGCTTGGCGTCAATCGGATTGCGGTCGCGTCTGACTCTGCGCTCGCAACGACCGCGAACAATGAGCTTTCGATCGCTTTGTGGAACTATGCTGCGCCCATCGGCACCGGTGCGACGTACACGATGCCGACCGGCCCCGCAGGCCCGGACAAGGTCTTCCATCTCGATGTGAAGAATGCTCCATCAAAGACTGCGCAGCTCTGGCGCGTCGACTGGAACCACGGCAACGCGCTCAAGGAGTTCGACGCTATGGGGCGCCCGCAGGGCTCGCTCACGCGTGCACAAATCGATCGTCTACAGAAGGCAGGAGCGATGGCCGCGCCTGAAGCCGTAAAGCTCACGCACGACACGCTCGACGTCACCGTTCCCGCACAAGGACTCGCTGTCCTCGTCTTCACCAAGTAA
- a CDS encoding phosphorylase family protein, with protein sequence MAAKRFGIVAALPRELALLVGKLKPDAVSLEQGIARYELPNAVVVAAGMGAGRAMLAVEACGDVETLISVGLAGACSPRLMPGSVAEARVVLDTQTGERYGAASTTDIVLATTPVIASVAEKARLALAYDAAMVDMEAAAVARLARTRDLPFRAIKAISDAHDFELEGLSKFAGPRGEFRTGAFALYTALRPAMWPKAIKLGGDSSRALKALTAKLQQVIAEP encoded by the coding sequence ATGGCTGCGAAGCGTTTTGGCATTGTGGCTGCGTTGCCGCGAGAGTTGGCGTTGCTCGTCGGGAAGCTGAAGCCCGACGCTGTTTCGCTCGAACAGGGCATTGCACGCTATGAACTGCCGAATGCTGTGGTGGTCGCCGCAGGTATGGGCGCGGGCCGGGCGATGTTGGCGGTGGAAGCTTGTGGGGATGTGGAAACGCTGATCTCCGTGGGGCTTGCGGGGGCGTGTTCGCCGAGACTCATGCCCGGAAGCGTGGCCGAGGCGCGCGTGGTGCTGGACACGCAAACGGGCGAGCGGTATGGTGCGGCGTCGACCACGGATATTGTGCTGGCGACGACGCCGGTGATCGCAAGTGTGGCGGAGAAGGCGCGGCTCGCGCTGGCGTACGACGCGGCGATGGTGGACATGGAGGCAGCGGCCGTAGCGCGATTGGCACGAACGCGCGATCTTCCGTTTCGCGCGATCAAGGCGATCTCTGACGCGCATGATTTTGAGCTGGAAGGACTGTCGAAGTTCGCCGGACCGCGCGGCGAGTTTCGCACCGGAGCGTTTGCGCTCTACACGGCGCTGCGTCCGGCGATGTGGCCGAAAGCGATCAAGCTCGGCGGCGACTCGTCGCGTGCGTTGAAGGCTTTGACCGCGAAGCTGCAGCAGGTGATTGCAGAGCCGTAG
- a CDS encoding LacI family DNA-binding transcriptional regulator: MSQDGTNSTGGRQKPASLATIAKHVGLSVAAISRVLNQAPAAKSIPKATQDRIFAAAAELNYRPNALARSLRHGRSHTVGVLVPEMSEGYTTLVLSGLEQGLLQSGYFYILVSHHHRPELIARSQALLIERSVDALVAIDTILESHLPVPTVTISCPDEQEGYTNIVLNHRRAAELAIGHLVGMGHRSIAVIKGQPFSSDTAPRWDSIAAVAEEHGIQIDERLVSELEGDGPSHEPGYFATQRLLAAGVPFTALFAFNDVSAIGAIRALREAGLRVPQDVSVVGFDDIQSAAFQNPGLTTVRQPLKTMGMLAAETVVRQIGTQTDYGHAKQLQVDPELVVRDSTCPPPRKN, translated from the coding sequence ATGTCGCAGGATGGAACGAACTCGACGGGCGGCCGACAGAAGCCCGCCTCGCTGGCAACGATCGCGAAGCATGTAGGGCTTTCTGTTGCGGCAATTTCGCGCGTTTTGAATCAGGCACCTGCTGCGAAGTCGATTCCCAAAGCGACGCAGGATCGCATCTTCGCCGCGGCCGCTGAACTGAACTATCGGCCGAACGCGCTGGCGCGCTCGCTGCGTCACGGACGTTCGCATACCGTCGGCGTGCTGGTTCCGGAGATGAGCGAAGGCTACACGACGCTGGTGCTGTCGGGTTTGGAGCAGGGGTTACTGCAGTCGGGGTACTTCTACATTCTGGTCAGTCATCATCATCGGCCTGAGTTGATCGCGCGTTCGCAGGCATTGCTGATTGAGCGGTCGGTAGACGCGTTGGTGGCGATCGATACGATTCTGGAGTCGCATCTGCCGGTGCCGACGGTGACGATCTCCTGCCCGGACGAGCAGGAAGGCTACACGAATATAGTGCTGAACCATCGCCGCGCGGCGGAGTTGGCGATTGGGCATCTGGTGGGAATGGGGCACCGCAGCATCGCGGTGATCAAGGGCCAGCCCTTCAGCTCGGATACTGCGCCGCGTTGGGACTCGATTGCTGCAGTGGCTGAAGAGCATGGCATTCAGATTGACGAGCGTCTCGTCTCGGAGCTTGAAGGAGATGGGCCCTCGCACGAGCCCGGATATTTTGCAACGCAACGACTGTTAGCCGCGGGCGTCCCGTTCACAGCGTTGTTTGCGTTCAACGATGTCTCGGCGATCGGTGCGATTCGCGCTTTGCGTGAGGCGGGGCTCCGGGTTCCGCAGGATGTTTCCGTGGTGGGCTTCGATGACATTCAGTCGGCAGCGTTCCAGAATCCTGGCTTGACCACCGTGCGGCAACCGCTGAAGACGATGGGCATGCTCGCCGCTGAGACGGTGGTGCGGCAGATTGGCACGCAGACGGATTATGGCCACGCGAAGCAGTTGCAGGTAGACCCCGAACTGGTCGTGCGCGACTCGACTTGCCCGCCGCCGAGGAAGAACTGA
- a CDS encoding cytochrome c oxidase subunit 3: MPTVLTPPEIRHRPEAEEPREHDGGNGRRPPIDKKTGGNGEGDNWNARPQGSRGPRERLRSARVGLFVAVAGDAMFFVAIVSAFFVQRSTGHFDAYNHYINEWLPITLPSVLWINTAFLLLSSVTAEIAREGMFREHDALEEWIGLGKPISKRAGLWLTATLVLGALFLTGQFIAWQQLAMQHVYASNNPSSHYFYLITVAHAVHLAIGIGALVTAMVILKKGRSLLTRQIWVDCSVWYWHAMGLLWIFLFALLEFGQ; the protein is encoded by the coding sequence ATGCCTACCGTCCTGACACCGCCGGAGATTCGCCACCGCCCTGAAGCCGAAGAGCCGCGCGAGCACGATGGAGGCAACGGACGCCGTCCGCCCATCGACAAGAAGACCGGCGGCAATGGCGAAGGCGACAACTGGAACGCCCGTCCGCAAGGCAGCCGCGGACCGCGCGAGCGCCTGCGCTCCGCCCGTGTCGGGCTCTTCGTTGCCGTTGCAGGCGATGCGATGTTCTTCGTCGCCATCGTGAGCGCGTTCTTCGTGCAGCGCTCCACCGGCCACTTCGACGCTTACAACCACTACATCAATGAGTGGCTGCCGATCACGCTGCCGTCCGTGCTCTGGATCAACACGGCCTTCCTGCTGCTCTCCTCCGTCACCGCTGAGATCGCACGCGAAGGCATGTTTCGCGAGCACGACGCGCTCGAAGAATGGATTGGTCTCGGTAAGCCCATATCGAAGCGAGCAGGCCTGTGGCTCACCGCGACGCTCGTCTTGGGCGCGCTATTTCTCACCGGACAGTTCATCGCCTGGCAGCAGCTTGCCATGCAGCACGTTTACGCGAGCAACAACCCCTCAAGCCACTACTTCTACCTGATCACTGTGGCCCACGCCGTTCACCTTGCCATCGGCATCGGCGCACTGGTCACCGCGATGGTCATCCTGAAGAAGGGGCGCTCGCTGCTCACGCGACAGATCTGGGTCGATTGCTCGGTCTGGTACTGGCACGCGATGGGACTGCTCTGGATCTTCCTCTTCGCGCTGCTGGAGTTCGGCCAGTGA
- a CDS encoding TonB-dependent receptor — MKNISIYGRRLRPAMYALGAIALSACSVNVAHAQFRTSIQGTVTDPSGAVIPNVTLTLKDIQTNQVRTINSDASGVFSFQALPADHFVLTVTGAGFKKKVYSDLTFIPEQANSLLVQLDLGGTDTVVNVDASSEPVIDTQTSNIGATISANTIQHMPSFNGDVFTLSQLAPGAVATGAQSAGGGVYTQPGNQGPGGSTAGQRPTENGAQVNSNGQGYQNNAVSIDGISTVSAVWGGTTIITPTPEAVDNIRIVTNDYDAEDGRFAGAQTLVTSKSGTNQLHGSAFLSIYRPGLNAYNRRIDPAHDGSITPIRNNNQYNYYGGSLGGPLWKDKVFAFFAFESSPKSVNTQSQAWYETAAFRNAAPAGSIARTYMTFPGNAPQGTLASQPSCTSAQVGLAEGVTCRTVAGGLDLGSPLTNGLGNQDPTATGLPSAPGVGNGLDGIADVALYNTVNPTNSYYRQFAGRVDANVTSRDHVSFTMYWVPQGSTTYSGGTRTYQLYNHNQINQAMAGIWNHTFNPTFVNEARANVAGWRWNEITDNPQLPLGLPVANIAAFGSATPSQFGPSVPSHLNQWTISYKDVATKTLGAHTIKFGADETSLHYLQQPTAVPNYGFYNMWTFLNDAPDTESGNFNPLTGIPGGSRQDQRENLWGAFLQDDWKVMPTLTLHAGLRYSYFGALTDKQNDLNAVRIGDGTTGWQNLRIAKVGGLWNPQKLNFGPQLGFNWAPSMFNNKLVIRGGYGLSFNQNEIAITANTSYNPGASTYYNFAFTNPSTPGTGANILYATSSSPTSLTGYPANPHAKTTFNTNGLQTAGSANIIAFGDGKGNLPTIYVEHYSLDAQYQLPAQIVASVGYQGSVSRHLINHMTPNSYAVTRGYTLNQLVTSGDYWVNDGSANNNSLLLEAKRNMNHGLSLDAQFALAKSMDTDGSGPYYEDPYYPVSPASSYGPSDFNINKSAKVFGTWQPVFFHGDKRWVEKIAGGWSVSGIYSWHTGFPWSPTYSLPSSLYCNNCGYSTIRPYYKGGAGKSQSNDSFINGTNFNNYAAAATAGAANAPTKTINGTALTPYAYDNAYFNIPDQTNALTWQSQTAAVTPNVSLPVAAGARRNQMTGPSYRNVDMTIAKAFGMPNTRLLGDKANLEIRANALNVFNLLNLNPSNVNNNITLSNFGTDVTALSGRQLSFTARFSF, encoded by the coding sequence ATGAAGAACATCTCAATCTACGGACGCCGGCTTCGTCCCGCGATGTATGCATTGGGAGCCATCGCGCTCTCGGCATGCTCGGTGAACGTCGCCCATGCGCAATTCCGTACCTCGATTCAGGGCACGGTGACCGATCCGTCGGGCGCCGTCATCCCGAACGTCACCTTGACGCTCAAGGACATTCAGACCAACCAGGTCCGCACGATCAACAGCGATGCATCTGGTGTCTTCTCGTTCCAGGCTCTTCCCGCGGACCACTTCGTCCTCACCGTCACTGGTGCAGGTTTCAAGAAGAAGGTCTACAGCGACCTCACCTTCATCCCCGAGCAGGCCAATTCGCTCTTGGTGCAGCTTGACCTCGGCGGAACGGACACGGTTGTAAACGTTGATGCCTCCTCGGAGCCAGTGATCGACACGCAGACCTCGAACATCGGTGCGACCATCTCGGCAAACACAATTCAGCACATGCCCTCTTTCAACGGAGATGTGTTCACGCTCAGCCAGTTGGCTCCCGGTGCCGTAGCGACCGGTGCACAGTCGGCAGGCGGCGGTGTTTACACGCAACCCGGCAACCAAGGCCCCGGTGGTTCGACGGCAGGGCAACGTCCCACAGAGAACGGTGCTCAGGTCAATTCCAACGGTCAGGGCTACCAGAACAACGCGGTCTCCATCGACGGTATCAGCACGGTCTCGGCAGTATGGGGCGGTACGACCATCATCACGCCGACGCCTGAGGCTGTCGATAACATCCGCATCGTGACAAATGATTACGACGCCGAAGACGGTCGCTTTGCTGGTGCACAGACGCTGGTGACCTCCAAGTCTGGTACGAACCAACTCCACGGCTCAGCCTTCCTGAGCATCTACCGCCCCGGTCTGAATGCGTACAATCGCCGCATCGACCCAGCCCATGATGGCAGCATCACCCCGATCCGCAATAACAACCAGTACAACTACTACGGTGGCTCGCTCGGTGGCCCGCTTTGGAAGGATAAGGTTTTCGCCTTCTTCGCTTTCGAGAGCAGCCCAAAGTCTGTAAACACGCAGTCGCAAGCATGGTATGAAACCGCAGCATTCCGCAACGCGGCACCGGCAGGCAGCATTGCCAGAACCTACATGACCTTCCCGGGCAACGCCCCACAGGGAACACTCGCATCACAGCCCTCCTGCACCAGTGCACAGGTTGGCTTGGCCGAAGGCGTAACCTGCCGCACGGTCGCCGGCGGTCTCGATCTCGGTTCGCCACTTACGAATGGTCTCGGGAATCAAGATCCCACTGCGACTGGTCTACCCTCCGCCCCAGGCGTAGGTAACGGTCTCGACGGAATCGCCGACGTCGCACTCTACAACACCGTGAACCCTACGAACAGCTACTATCGCCAGTTCGCAGGCCGTGTGGATGCAAACGTCACCAGCCGTGACCATGTGTCGTTCACGATGTACTGGGTTCCCCAGGGCAGCACGACATATAGTGGTGGTACTCGTACCTACCAGCTCTATAACCACAACCAGATCAACCAAGCCATGGCAGGGATCTGGAACCACACCTTCAATCCGACCTTTGTGAACGAAGCACGTGCGAACGTTGCAGGCTGGCGCTGGAACGAGATCACGGACAATCCTCAGCTTCCGCTTGGTTTGCCAGTTGCCAACATCGCCGCCTTCGGTAGTGCGACCCCGTCGCAGTTCGGCCCCTCGGTTCCGAGCCATCTGAACCAGTGGACGATCTCGTACAAGGATGTTGCGACCAAGACTCTCGGCGCACACACGATCAAGTTCGGTGCCGATGAAACCAGCCTCCACTATTTGCAGCAGCCGACGGCAGTTCCGAACTACGGCTTCTACAACATGTGGACGTTCCTCAACGACGCACCGGACACCGAATCGGGTAACTTCAACCCGCTCACCGGTATCCCCGGCGGCTCGCGTCAGGACCAGCGTGAGAACCTTTGGGGTGCATTCCTTCAGGACGACTGGAAGGTGATGCCCACCCTTACCCTCCACGCAGGGCTGCGCTACTCCTACTTCGGTGCGCTCACCGACAAGCAGAACGATCTGAATGCCGTACGCATCGGTGACGGCACCACGGGCTGGCAGAACCTCCGCATCGCCAAGGTCGGCGGTCTGTGGAACCCGCAGAAGTTGAACTTCGGACCCCAGCTTGGCTTCAATTGGGCTCCGTCCATGTTCAACAACAAGCTTGTAATTCGCGGCGGATACGGTCTCTCGTTTAACCAGAATGAGATTGCCATCACGGCGAACACGTCCTATAACCCGGGCGCGTCGACCTACTACAACTTCGCGTTCACCAACCCCTCGACCCCGGGAACGGGCGCGAACATCCTTTACGCAACCTCGAGCAGCCCGACCAGCTTGACTGGTTATCCCGCTAACCCGCACGCGAAGACCACATTCAACACGAACGGTCTTCAGACAGCAGGCAGCGCGAACATCATTGCCTTCGGTGATGGTAAGGGCAACCTGCCAACTATCTACGTCGAGCACTACTCACTCGATGCGCAATATCAACTGCCTGCACAGATCGTGGCTTCGGTTGGTTATCAAGGTAGCGTTTCCCGCCACCTCATCAACCACATGACACCGAACTCCTATGCTGTCACTCGCGGCTACACGCTCAATCAACTCGTCACAAGCGGCGACTACTGGGTGAATGACGGCTCGGCGAACAACAATTCCCTTCTCCTCGAAGCCAAGCGCAACATGAACCACGGCCTCTCGCTCGACGCTCAGTTCGCACTGGCAAAGAGCATGGACACCGATGGTTCGGGTCCCTATTACGAGGATCCCTACTACCCTGTTAGCCCCGCGAGCTCCTATGGCCCGTCGGACTTCAACATCAACAAGAGCGCAAAGGTGTTCGGCACCTGGCAGCCTGTCTTCTTCCACGGCGACAAGCGTTGGGTAGAGAAGATTGCTGGCGGCTGGTCGGTCAGCGGCATTTATAGCTGGCACACCGGATTCCCTTGGAGCCCGACTTACAGCCTGCCGTCTTCGCTGTATTGCAACAACTGCGGTTACTCCACCATTCGCCCCTATTACAAGGGTGGCGCCGGAAAGAGCCAGAGCAACGACTCCTTCATCAACGGCACGAACTTCAACAACTATGCTGCTGCCGCAACAGCGGGTGCTGCGAACGCGCCAACGAAGACCATCAACGGTACTGCCCTCACACCGTACGCATACGACAACGCTTACTTCAACATTCCGGACCAGACCAACGCGCTCACCTGGCAGAGCCAGACCGCTGCGGTCACCCCGAATGTGTCGCTTCCTGTTGCTGCAGGCGCACGTCGCAATCAGATGACTGGACCGAGCTACCGCAACGTTGACATGACGATTGCAAAGGCTTTCGGCATGCCCAACACCCGTCTCCTCGGCGACAAGGCGAACCTCGAAATCCGCGCCAATGCTCTCAACGTGTTTAACCTGCTCAATCTGAATCCGAGCAATGTGAACAACAACATCACGCTCTCGAACTTCGGCACCGACGTCACGGCGCTGAGCGGACGTCAGCTTTCCTTCACGGCTCGCTTCAGCTTCTAA
- a CDS encoding glucoamylase family protein — protein sequence MQRRELLRYLAGAAAAPLLPSLACGAGIVPHASSSLSSEDDAFLDDMQRRAMRFFWEQASPKTGQVLDRARWDNTTGKIDSRPMASIACTGFALTAFCIADKRGYMPHAQLLERVRTTLRFHAHKMETVHGFLSHFNDVETGYPYQGSEISPIDTTLLLCGVLTAREHFKQDAEVQKLATEIYNRVEWPWMLNGGTTFAMGYRNNQFINSRWDHYCELMMMVLLAMGSPTHPVEPSAWDAFTRPVMEFGEYKYISSHDPLFVHQYSHAWFDFRNKRDKYANYFENSAIATKAHEAWCISLGKPYSEDYWGVSASDSANGYQAWGGPPKLGTVDGSVVPYASAGSLPFVPDACMRVQKSLKAKYGDKVYGRYGFRDAFHPDANWYDDDVLGIDLGISIVMAENLRTGFVWNTFMKNPEVLKAMKLAGFRPE from the coding sequence ATGCAGAGACGAGAACTTCTCCGCTACCTCGCAGGCGCTGCTGCCGCTCCCCTTCTTCCTTCGCTCGCTTGCGGCGCTGGAATCGTTCCTCACGCATCGTCTTCGCTCTCGAGCGAAGACGATGCATTCCTTGACGACATGCAACGTCGGGCGATGCGCTTCTTCTGGGAGCAGGCTAGCCCGAAGACCGGCCAGGTGCTCGATCGCGCTCGTTGGGACAACACTACGGGCAAGATCGACTCGCGGCCCATGGCGAGCATCGCCTGCACTGGCTTCGCGCTTACGGCATTCTGCATCGCCGACAAGCGCGGCTATATGCCGCATGCGCAACTGCTCGAGCGCGTGCGAACAACGCTGCGCTTCCACGCCCACAAGATGGAGACCGTGCACGGCTTCCTCTCGCACTTCAACGACGTCGAGACCGGCTATCCGTATCAGGGCAGCGAGATCTCACCGATCGACACCACGCTGCTGCTCTGCGGTGTGCTCACGGCACGCGAGCATTTCAAGCAGGACGCCGAAGTCCAAAAGCTCGCCACCGAAATCTACAACCGCGTCGAGTGGCCGTGGATGCTAAACGGCGGCACCACCTTCGCGATGGGTTATCGCAACAACCAATTCATCAATTCCCGCTGGGATCATTATTGCGAGCTCATGATGATGGTGCTGCTCGCGATGGGCTCACCGACGCATCCTGTCGAGCCGAGCGCTTGGGACGCCTTCACCCGCCCTGTGATGGAGTTCGGTGAGTATAAGTACATCTCCTCGCACGACCCGCTCTTCGTGCATCAGTACAGCCACGCTTGGTTCGACTTCCGTAACAAGCGCGACAAGTATGCGAACTACTTCGAGAACTCCGCCATCGCAACGAAGGCGCACGAAGCCTGGTGCATCTCGCTCGGCAAGCCGTACTCGGAAGACTACTGGGGCGTTTCGGCTTCAGACTCCGCAAACGGCTATCAGGCATGGGGCGGTCCGCCAAAGCTCGGCACGGTCGACGGCTCCGTTGTGCCGTATGCGAGCGCTGGTTCGCTTCCCTTTGTGCCCGACGCCTGCATGCGCGTGCAGAAGTCCCTCAAGGCGAAATACGGTGACAAGGTTTACGGACGCTATGGCTTCCGCGACGCCTTCCACCCAGACGCCAACTGGTATGACGATGACGTGCTCGGCATCGATCTCGGCATCAGCATCGTAATGGCGGAGAACCTGCGCACAGGCTTCGTCTGGAACACCTTTATGAAGAACCCTGAAGTCCTCAAGGCAATGAAACTCGCAGGCTTCCGCCCCGAGTAA